In Sinorhizobium mexicanum, one DNA window encodes the following:
- a CDS encoding MarR family winged helix-turn-helix transcriptional regulator, translated as MKNDVLSTPGHLISLAARGFARLSEARLKPLGFGVGYLPVLIALQNGKASTQRDLARFAKVEQPPMAQMLARMERDGLIQRTPHPDDRRSSRIVLTRAAQARLPDAIETLFKGNRDAMDGFTEEEAVQLVALLTRLIENLDQITTGVDGNKLRN; from the coding sequence ATGAAAAATGACGTGCTTTCTACGCCGGGGCATCTCATCAGTCTTGCAGCGCGGGGCTTTGCCCGTTTAAGCGAGGCACGCCTGAAACCGCTCGGCTTCGGCGTCGGCTACTTGCCGGTGCTAATCGCGCTGCAGAACGGGAAAGCAAGCACGCAACGCGATCTGGCCCGCTTCGCCAAGGTCGAGCAACCGCCGATGGCACAAATGCTCGCGCGAATGGAACGGGATGGTTTGATCCAGCGAACCCCTCACCCGGACGACCGGCGAAGCAGCCGCATAGTCCTGACGAGGGCCGCGCAGGCACGTTTGCCGGACGCAATTGAGACCTTGTTCAAAGGAAATCGCGACGCAATGGATGGGTTCACCGAAGAAGAAGCCGTTCAACTCGTCGCTTTACTCACTCGGCTGATCGAAAATCTGGATCAAATCACTACCGGCGTTGACGGGAACAAGCTACGCAACTGA
- a CDS encoding ubiquinone biosynthesis methyltransferase UbiE, whose translation MDAAEKEAPESAFEALLQFDMEMGAFLSDWHHCDQLASFMARMISHNRTDPVRHSNFFSSALNELLEMSFRGGSPDGRIGCAVYRRGPTERVKLTFPCPPGQRQFYREAVSKTRKGNAYARYLDAISTDLAPSRDAVLLDLAINFDAEVRLEENDPPSITLVVDLPLEGIVS comes from the coding sequence ATGGACGCAGCTGAGAAGGAGGCGCCAGAATCCGCGTTCGAAGCCCTGCTTCAGTTCGACATGGAGATGGGAGCCTTTCTTTCGGACTGGCACCATTGCGATCAGTTGGCGAGCTTCATGGCGCGGATGATCAGCCACAATCGGACGGATCCAGTCCGCCATTCGAATTTCTTTTCTTCCGCTCTCAATGAGCTCCTGGAGATGTCATTCCGCGGCGGTTCTCCTGACGGGCGGATCGGCTGCGCCGTTTATAGGCGCGGCCCGACGGAGCGGGTGAAGCTCACTTTCCCGTGCCCGCCTGGTCAGAGGCAATTCTATCGAGAGGCGGTGTCGAAAACCCGAAAAGGCAACGCCTACGCACGGTATCTCGATGCCATCTCGACGGATCTCGCGCCGAGCCGGGATGCCGTTCTTCTGGACCTGGCGATCAACTTTGATGCGGAGGTCAGGCTGGAGGAGAACGATCCGCCGTCGATTACGCTGGTCGTAGACTTGCCTCTCGAGGGAATAGTGAGTTGA
- a CDS encoding glycosyltransferase has translation MVQSLLALAPTFLVIAFFLLGPSNWSRHRTWARATTCAFVAAVALRYLAWRFFETVLPHPNDGANFYWVWFMFTVEVLAFSEVLLFLVLMSRYVDRSTEADRLARVFFAGSARQLPTVDVFIPTYNEPLDVLERTIVGALALDYPKDKLTVYVLDDGRREWLKSFCEGRGAVHVTRSDNAHAKAGNMNNGLRVSSGDFIAVFDADFVPYRNFLRRTLPFFSDEAIGIVQTPQHFFNVDPVQSNLGLENIWPDEQRLFFDEIAPSRDGWDVSFCCGSCSIARRKAIDVIGGFPTESITEDLLTTLSMLNRGYKTRYLNERLSMGLAAENLAGYFVQRERWCQGGIQTLYLHNGPVRGPGLSLFQRIMFLPMSWLVQYLVRFSVLAVPIVYLWFGALPLYFTDVTDYVSNQVPVLVAYFLLMLWITPTRYLPLVSTAVGTFATFRMLPTVLSSLVRPFGKPFKVTPKGSGNEESAFDAYTFTWIAAFIVVTALGLLINIVPETAHTRGSFSTIAAFWSGINIVVLVIASLICFEKPRRLLQAFKLDEAVAVEGVAGRLVSLSLDKAVVAVPANTRFKSTRVMLDLEGFAPLEADLRQVTQRRGDITRSGDARRYYLHLHFDLHGVERDKMIVKLYTGRYSRDIAEIDRVAVSVNLLLRAFGRIRTAS, from the coding sequence GTGGTTCAGTCTCTTCTAGCGCTCGCCCCGACCTTTCTGGTCATCGCCTTCTTTCTTCTCGGGCCGTCCAACTGGTCGCGCCATCGGACGTGGGCGCGAGCGACCACCTGCGCCTTCGTTGCCGCCGTCGCTTTGCGTTATCTGGCATGGCGTTTTTTCGAGACCGTTCTTCCCCATCCCAATGATGGCGCCAACTTCTACTGGGTCTGGTTTATGTTCACCGTCGAGGTCCTCGCTTTCTCGGAGGTCCTGCTGTTCCTCGTCCTGATGAGCCGCTACGTCGACCGCAGCACCGAGGCGGACAGGCTGGCACGCGTGTTCTTCGCGGGAAGTGCAAGGCAGCTACCGACTGTCGACGTTTTCATACCAACCTACAATGAGCCTCTGGACGTTCTGGAAAGGACGATCGTCGGGGCGCTGGCGCTCGACTATCCAAAGGACAAGCTCACCGTTTATGTGCTCGACGACGGCCGCCGCGAATGGCTAAAGTCCTTCTGCGAAGGGCGCGGCGCGGTCCATGTGACCCGAAGCGACAATGCCCACGCCAAGGCCGGCAACATGAACAATGGCTTGCGCGTCAGTTCCGGCGATTTCATCGCTGTGTTCGACGCGGATTTCGTACCTTACCGCAACTTCCTCAGGCGGACATTGCCGTTCTTCTCGGATGAGGCGATCGGCATCGTGCAGACGCCGCAGCATTTCTTCAACGTTGATCCGGTACAGTCCAACCTTGGCCTGGAAAATATCTGGCCGGACGAGCAGCGCCTGTTCTTCGATGAGATCGCGCCAAGCCGTGATGGCTGGGATGTGAGTTTCTGTTGCGGTTCCTGTTCTATCGCCCGCCGCAAGGCGATCGATGTCATCGGGGGATTCCCGACCGAGTCAATCACCGAGGACCTGCTGACCACGCTCTCGATGCTCAACAGAGGCTATAAGACCCGCTACCTCAACGAGCGGTTGTCAATGGGCCTGGCGGCCGAGAACCTGGCCGGCTATTTCGTTCAACGCGAACGCTGGTGCCAAGGCGGCATCCAGACACTCTACCTGCATAATGGCCCGGTGCGCGGGCCTGGACTATCGCTCTTCCAGCGGATCATGTTCCTCCCCATGTCCTGGCTGGTACAATATCTGGTCCGCTTTAGCGTACTCGCGGTGCCAATCGTCTACCTTTGGTTCGGCGCCCTGCCGCTCTATTTTACGGACGTCACCGACTATGTTTCCAATCAGGTACCGGTGCTGGTCGCCTATTTCCTGCTGATGTTATGGATCACACCAACCCGCTACCTGCCGCTAGTCTCCACCGCGGTCGGCACCTTTGCCACATTCCGCATGCTGCCAACGGTTCTTTCAAGTCTCGTGCGGCCATTCGGCAAACCCTTCAAGGTAACCCCCAAAGGCAGCGGTAACGAGGAGAGCGCTTTCGACGCTTATACGTTCACCTGGATTGCGGCCTTCATCGTCGTGACGGCACTCGGCCTCCTGATCAACATCGTTCCCGAAACCGCGCACACGCGCGGCAGCTTTTCGACGATCGCGGCTTTCTGGTCCGGGATCAACATCGTCGTGCTTGTGATCGCCTCACTGATCTGTTTCGAGAAGCCGCGGCGCCTCCTTCAGGCCTTCAAACTCGACGAGGCGGTTGCGGTTGAGGGCGTTGCAGGGCGCCTGGTCAGTCTATCGCTCGACAAGGCTGTGGTTGCGGTTCCAGCCAACACCAGGTTCAAATCGACTCGCGTCATGCTCGATCTTGAAGGCTTCGCGCCGCTCGAGGCCGATCTAAGGCAGGTGACGCAGAGACGCGGGGACATTACCCGCTCGGGCGATGCGCGGCGTTACTACCTCCATCTCCACTTCGATCTGCATGGAGTGGAACGCGACAAGATGATCGTCAAGCTCTATACCGGGCGTTATTCCCGGGACATTGCCGAAATCGACAGGGTCGCGGTTTCGGTAAACCTGTTGCTGCGCGCTTTCGGGCGCATCCGCACAGCGTCGTGA
- a CDS encoding HlyD family secretion protein yields MILNHRITRITVGILLLLLVAIVLLPGLTGFTSLDGTVNARFATINAPIDGEIAGVPPRIGTPVAEGETLAKIRNERVNRTVLASLHAEHRTALDRVTALEQERDELMGLRNQLAERLSVFQSATISSLERELRILRKRVEVSRAQDVVAKVDLDRRQELESKGIFTRKMVEAAEAAGAATGGELEISNLTVELLQQRLDAVRQGIFVVGDGQNDVPYSRQRQDEVIVRINDLNTRIAENRTRASQTEQQMIEEDKRVRSLESATIPSPFDGVVWARSIVGGSNVVLNNEMMRVLDCRELFVDILVPEVDYDEIYPGRAAEVRLFGRGEVFKGQVQALKGSSAVAEKDSLAANEPETDERNARIRILLQPSALNTDFGNFCQVGRSAQVRIAKHNVRLTQWIKGLWFSLF; encoded by the coding sequence ATGATCCTGAATCATCGCATCACACGCATCACGGTCGGCATTCTGCTGCTCCTGCTTGTCGCCATCGTGCTGCTGCCGGGATTGACCGGCTTCACCAGCCTGGATGGCACCGTCAATGCGCGTTTCGCAACCATAAATGCGCCGATTGACGGCGAGATTGCTGGGGTGCCGCCGCGGATCGGGACGCCGGTAGCCGAGGGCGAAACACTTGCAAAAATTCGCAACGAACGCGTCAACCGGACCGTTCTGGCGTCGCTGCATGCCGAACACCGGACTGCCCTCGATCGCGTCACGGCGCTGGAGCAGGAACGCGATGAGCTTATGGGCCTGCGTAATCAGCTTGCCGAACGGCTTTCGGTCTTCCAGAGCGCCACCATCTCCAGCCTGGAAAGGGAGCTTCGAATACTGCGGAAGCGTGTCGAGGTATCGCGTGCCCAGGATGTGGTGGCAAAGGTGGATCTCGACCGTCGGCAAGAGCTGGAGTCGAAGGGAATATTTACCCGTAAGATGGTCGAGGCTGCCGAGGCGGCCGGCGCTGCCACCGGCGGCGAACTCGAGATCAGCAATCTGACCGTGGAATTGCTGCAGCAACGCCTGGACGCCGTGCGGCAGGGGATATTTGTCGTCGGCGATGGCCAGAACGATGTTCCATATTCCCGTCAGCGCCAGGACGAGGTGATTGTCCGCATCAATGATCTCAATACCCGCATTGCCGAGAACAGGACGCGAGCAAGTCAGACCGAACAGCAAATGATCGAAGAAGACAAGCGCGTTCGCAGTCTCGAATCGGCAACAATTCCATCACCGTTCGACGGCGTTGTGTGGGCGAGGAGTATCGTAGGCGGATCGAATGTCGTCTTGAACAACGAGATGATGCGCGTCCTTGATTGCCGCGAACTGTTCGTCGACATTCTCGTTCCCGAGGTCGATTACGACGAGATCTATCCCGGCCGCGCGGCGGAGGTCCGGCTCTTTGGACGCGGCGAAGTCTTCAAGGGACAGGTGCAAGCGCTCAAGGGCTCGTCGGCCGTCGCCGAAAAGGATTCCCTTGCTGCCAACGAGCCGGAAACGGACGAGCGCAACGCCCGGATTCGCATCCTGCTTCAACCGTCGGCACTGAACACGGACTTCGGCAATTTCTGCCAGGTGGGGCGCTCGGCGCAAGTGCGCATCGCCAAACACAACGTCCGGCTCACGCAGTGGATCAAAGGCCTGTGGTTCAGTCTCTTCTAG
- a CDS encoding heavy-metal-associated domain-containing protein — MQRYKIDEMSCGHCVGTIEKAIRTIDPVAKVDANLGTKEVRVETTADRGVIVEALKAAGYDSLPL, encoded by the coding sequence ATGCAACGCTACAAGATTGACGAGATGAGCTGCGGCCACTGTGTCGGCACGATCGAAAAGGCGATCCGGACGATCGATCCGGTGGCCAAGGTCGACGCGAATCTCGGGACGAAGGAAGTGCGTGTCGAAACGACCGCAGACCGCGGCGTCATCGTAGAGGCCTTGAAGGCAGCCGGTTACGATAGTCTGCCGCTGTAG
- the cueR gene encoding Cu(I)-responsive transcriptional regulator produces the protein MNIGDVARASGVSTKMIRYYETIGLIPPASRSESGYRNYGDNDVHTLRFIRRARDLGFTVEQMVDLLALWRDRSRASSEVKKIALDQVEILERKAEELKAMSRTLKHLATHCHGDERPDCPILDDLAEADVSADKVPEPARFGRSGVDPVRVKSR, from the coding sequence ATGAATATCGGCGATGTCGCGCGCGCCTCCGGCGTTTCGACAAAAATGATCCGCTACTACGAGACGATCGGCCTTATTCCCCCGGCCAGCCGCAGCGAATCCGGTTACCGCAATTATGGCGACAACGACGTCCATACGCTGCGCTTTATCCGTCGTGCTCGCGATCTTGGCTTCACGGTCGAGCAGATGGTGGATCTGCTGGCGCTCTGGCGCGACCGCTCGCGCGCCAGCAGCGAGGTCAAGAAGATCGCGCTCGATCAAGTGGAAATCCTGGAACGCAAAGCCGAGGAATTGAAGGCGATGAGCCGGACGCTCAAGCACCTTGCCACCCATTGCCACGGCGACGAACGGCCGGATTGCCCGATCCTCGACGATCTTGCCGAAGCGGATGTAAGCGCCGACAAGGTCCCGGAACCCGCCCGCTTCGGCCGAAGCGGAGTTGACCCGGTGCGGGTCAAGTCACGATGA
- a CDS encoding nuclear transport factor 2 family protein, whose amino-acid sequence MSETPVEIIKRIYERFNARDIDGVLSELADDVAWANGMDGGHVHGREAVRDYWTRQWAVVSPHVEPVAFRTTDDDVAVEVIQSVFDLDGQPLKGQTHGLKDKTVMHIFRMENGKIARFDIRDAP is encoded by the coding sequence ATGTCCGAAACTCCCGTTGAAATTATCAAGCGTATCTACGAGCGCTTTAACGCCAGAGACATCGACGGTGTCCTCTCCGAGCTTGCCGATGACGTCGCCTGGGCGAACGGCATGGATGGAGGCCACGTTCATGGGCGTGAGGCTGTGCGCGATTATTGGACACGGCAATGGGCTGTTGTCAGTCCCCATGTTGAACCGGTGGCGTTTCGTACAACGGATGATGACGTTGCTGTGGAAGTGATCCAGTCCGTATTCGATCTTGATGGCCAGCCGCTAAAGGGGCAGACCCATGGGCTGAAGGACAAGACGGTGATGCACATCTTTCGCATGGAAAACGGTAAGATCGCCCGTTTTGATATCAGGGATGCCCCGTGA
- a CDS encoding SDR family NAD(P)-dependent oxidoreductase has protein sequence MNEPKDNVRLAGKTVIITGAGTGIGAAAAHAFAREGASVVLVGRRHDVLEQTAVSIKAKGGTSLAIAGDVSRADDARRIVLETVQHFGRLDHLFNNAGIQGNGAPIVEMTEEAFDEIIAINLKGVWLMTKYALPSMLKNGTDCAIVNTSSFLSTAATAGTSAYSASKAGLDAMIRAIALEVGPAGIRINNINPGVIDTPMFRKHGDEIRAPLAAKAALKRLGTPEDIADVAVWLCTDEARFITGQSILVDGGFTIPGPR, from the coding sequence ATGAATGAACCGAAGGACAACGTACGGCTTGCAGGCAAGACCGTAATCATTACAGGTGCTGGCACCGGGATCGGTGCTGCGGCGGCGCATGCATTTGCGCGGGAAGGCGCGAGCGTGGTCCTTGTTGGCCGGCGGCACGATGTTCTCGAACAGACAGCCGTAAGCATCAAGGCGAAAGGCGGGACATCCTTGGCCATAGCTGGGGACGTGTCGCGCGCGGACGATGCCAGGCGCATCGTTTTGGAAACGGTGCAGCATTTCGGCCGATTGGATCATCTGTTCAACAACGCCGGCATTCAGGGGAATGGCGCTCCAATCGTGGAGATGACGGAGGAAGCCTTCGATGAGATCATCGCCATCAACCTTAAAGGCGTATGGCTGATGACGAAATATGCGCTGCCATCAATGCTGAAGAACGGCACGGACTGCGCGATCGTCAACACCTCGTCGTTTCTCTCGACAGCAGCGACGGCCGGTACGTCAGCCTATTCGGCCAGCAAGGCGGGACTTGATGCGATGATCCGGGCGATCGCGCTAGAGGTCGGTCCGGCTGGAATCCGCATCAACAATATCAATCCCGGCGTTATCGACACGCCCATGTTCCGGAAACATGGTGATGAAATCCGTGCTCCCCTGGCCGCCAAGGCGGCATTGAAGCGACTCGGAACGCCGGAAGACATTGCTGACGTGGCCGTATGGCTCTGCACTGACGAAGCCCGCTTCATCACCGGTCAGTCGATCCTCGTTGACGGTGGTTTCACCATCCCTGGGCCACGTTGA
- a CDS encoding heavy metal translocating P-type ATPase, with protein sequence MGSATIIQTRNAEPIAGTARAASIAVEGMTCASCVARVEKAICAVPGVMSASVNLATERADIRFDAAANPADIVKAIENTGYGASEERIELAIDGMTCASCVARIEKALRVVPGTLEANVNLATEKAAVRVVKGLASVDMLVEAVRGAGYDAKPIADKRDIDQEAEKREREGRRLKLSLAIAALLTLPIFVLEMGSHFVPAIHDFVMIRIGMQESWYLQFVLASLTLFGPGLRFFQKGVPALLRAAPDMNSLVAIGAFAAWSYSVVATFAPGLLPVGTANVYYEAAAVIVTLILLGRFLEARAKGRTSEAIRHLMGLQPKTARVIRNDETVEIAIADVRAGDVVVVRPGEKIAVDGVVVEGSSYVDESMITGEPVPVQKTDGADVVGGTINKTGAFSFRATKVGADTVLAQIIRMVEQAQGAKLPIQSLVDRVTAWFVPAVMAIAFATFLVWLVFGPDPALTFALVNGVAVLIIACPCAMGLATPTSIMVGTGRAAEMGVLFRKGEALQTLRNAEIIAIDKTGTLTRGRPELTDLEAAAGFESNAVLALIASVEARSEHPIAEAIVSAARNAGLTIVEAEQFEAIPGFGTRANVSGHTVHIGADRLMAREGIDVTVFADHARRLGDEGKSPLYAAIDGKLAAIIAVADPIKETTPQAIRMLHQLGLKIAMVTGDNRRTAEAIARKLGIDEVVAEVLPDGKVAALMRLKAEGRNVAFVGDGINDAPALAAADVGLAIGTGTDVAIESADVVLMSGDLLGVPNAIALSKATIRNIKENLFWAFAYNVVLIPVAAGVLYPAYGVLLSPIFAAGAMALSSVFVVGNALRLKRFRGLSRESAAGR encoded by the coding sequence ATGGGATCCGCGACGATAATCCAAACAAGAAATGCCGAACCGATTGCCGGCACCGCACGTGCGGCCAGCATTGCCGTGGAGGGCATGACCTGTGCCTCCTGCGTCGCGAGAGTGGAAAAAGCCATATGCGCGGTTCCGGGCGTCATGTCGGCTTCCGTCAACCTCGCGACGGAGCGGGCCGATATACGCTTCGACGCGGCAGCGAACCCCGCCGATATCGTCAAGGCAATCGAGAATACGGGTTATGGGGCCTCTGAAGAGCGGATCGAGCTCGCGATTGACGGCATGACTTGCGCATCCTGCGTCGCCCGCATCGAGAAGGCGCTCAGGGTTGTGCCTGGAACCCTGGAGGCAAACGTCAATCTTGCCACCGAAAAGGCTGCGGTTCGTGTCGTCAAAGGGCTTGCCTCCGTGGACATGCTGGTCGAAGCCGTGCGTGGCGCCGGCTACGACGCCAAGCCCATCGCCGACAAGCGGGATATCGACCAGGAAGCGGAGAAACGCGAACGCGAAGGCCGTCGCCTGAAGCTGTCGCTTGCGATCGCCGCCCTTCTCACTCTCCCTATCTTCGTGCTGGAGATGGGATCGCATTTCGTTCCGGCGATCCACGATTTCGTCATGATCCGCATCGGCATGCAGGAAAGCTGGTATCTGCAGTTCGTGCTCGCATCGCTCACTCTCTTCGGGCCGGGTCTTCGCTTTTTCCAGAAAGGCGTTCCGGCGCTATTGAGAGCGGCCCCGGACATGAACTCGCTGGTCGCGATCGGCGCGTTTGCGGCATGGAGTTACTCCGTGGTTGCAACCTTTGCGCCCGGCCTGCTGCCGGTCGGCACCGCCAATGTCTACTATGAGGCGGCGGCCGTTATCGTCACGCTGATCCTGCTTGGCCGTTTTCTTGAAGCACGCGCCAAAGGTCGTACGTCGGAAGCAATCAGGCACCTCATGGGGCTGCAGCCGAAAACGGCCCGCGTCATCCGCAATGACGAGACGGTGGAGATTGCGATTGCCGATGTGCGTGCGGGCGACGTCGTTGTCGTCCGCCCCGGCGAAAAGATCGCCGTCGATGGCGTGGTCGTCGAGGGCAGTTCCTATGTCGATGAATCGATGATCACCGGCGAACCGGTCCCCGTTCAGAAAACGGACGGCGCGGACGTCGTCGGCGGTACGATCAACAAGACCGGGGCCTTCAGCTTCCGCGCCACCAAGGTCGGAGCGGACACTGTGCTGGCGCAGATCATCCGCATGGTCGAACAGGCCCAAGGTGCGAAGCTGCCAATCCAGTCGCTCGTCGACCGCGTCACCGCCTGGTTCGTGCCCGCAGTCATGGCAATCGCCTTTGCAACGTTCCTCGTCTGGCTCGTCTTCGGCCCGGATCCTGCGCTGACCTTCGCGCTCGTCAATGGCGTCGCGGTCCTGATCATCGCCTGCCCTTGCGCGATGGGGCTCGCAACGCCCACCTCGATCATGGTCGGCACCGGCCGTGCCGCCGAAATGGGCGTGCTCTTCCGAAAGGGAGAAGCATTGCAGACGCTACGCAACGCCGAAATCATCGCGATCGACAAGACCGGTACCCTGACACGGGGCCGACCCGAACTGACCGATCTTGAAGCGGCTGCGGGCTTTGAAAGCAATGCTGTCCTTGCCCTCATCGCCAGCGTCGAAGCACGCTCCGAACACCCGATCGCGGAAGCCATAGTATCCGCGGCAAGGAACGCGGGTTTGACGATCGTCGAAGCGGAGCAGTTCGAAGCGATCCCCGGTTTCGGCACCCGCGCCAATGTTTCCGGCCACACCGTCCATATCGGGGCCGACAGGCTGATGGCGCGCGAGGGTATCGACGTCACCGTCTTCGCCGATCACGCCCGCCGCCTCGGTGACGAAGGCAAGAGCCCGCTTTACGCCGCGATCGACGGCAAGCTCGCGGCGATCATCGCCGTCGCCGATCCGATCAAGGAGACGACGCCGCAAGCGATCCGCATGCTGCATCAGCTTGGCCTCAAGATCGCGATGGTCACCGGCGACAACCGCCGCACGGCAGAGGCGATCGCCCGCAAGCTCGGCATCGACGAGGTCGTCGCCGAAGTCTTGCCGGACGGAAAGGTCGCGGCTCTGATGCGGCTCAAGGCGGAAGGGCGCAACGTCGCCTTCGTCGGCGACGGCATCAACGACGCGCCGGCGCTCGCGGCCGCCGATGTCGGGCTGGCAATCGGCACGGGAACGGACGTCGCCATTGAGAGCGCCGACGTCGTGCTGATGTCCGGCGACCTCCTCGGGGTGCCGAATGCCATCGCACTTTCGAAGGCGACGATCCGCAACATCAAGGAGAACCTGTTCTGGGCCTTCGCCTATAACGTGGTGCTGATACCTGTCGCCGCCGGCGTGCTTTATCCGGCCTATGGCGTGCTGCTTTCGCCCATATTCGCGGCCGGTGCCATGGCGCTTTCCAGCGTCTTTGTGGTCGGCAATGCGCTGCGTCTCAAGCGGTTCAGAGGCCTTTCGCGGGAATCTGCCGCTGGTCGATAG
- a CDS encoding putative bifunctional diguanylate cyclase/phosphodiesterase, whose amino-acid sequence MPDADAAMSVSSSAESHLPANTDELVSLYDESFHLVDCSAEHRKTYAIDSLIETTLWHIYPELLAPGPQSAVEFVVGSGLPRTVEIADAATGNRRTLMIFRSGHGIGIIEAERRYHQASNQSESDRALLLHQATHDVLTGLPNRRRFSDQLRSALPVANGARLALMQIDLDDFKPINDTLGHGAGDAVLKMAAERIRGVLGERELAYRLAGDEFAVIQWRTDQPKEAERLADALVNAFQAPFTVEGINVFVGASVGIAVAPADGNEIEQLMKAADIALYAAKKDGRGRARTFTRSMLIVLEQREMLRRSLRTALSEGQFFIEYQPLMRSSSSVAGFEALLRWRHPLIGIIPPNVFIPMAEADGLMSEIGQWLLERACRAAATWPSHFTVAVNLSPAEFLHEGLTDRVAQTLDLVGIRADRLELEITESVLLERTTNNLDTLNTLNVLGVQISLDDFGTYYSSLSYLKNFPFDTIKIDQYFIKDLERDEKSQTIVRSIIALAHGLGMHVTAEGVETRGQAAWLQNEGCDRLQGHLLGFPMPAEAIGEFLRKSPSASVAGVLRT is encoded by the coding sequence ATGCCGGACGCGGATGCGGCGATGTCTGTTTCATCTTCCGCTGAGAGCCACCTTCCCGCCAATACCGACGAGCTCGTCTCTTTGTACGATGAGAGCTTCCACCTCGTCGACTGTTCGGCAGAACACAGGAAGACATACGCCATCGACTCGCTCATCGAGACAACGCTCTGGCACATCTATCCCGAGCTGCTGGCGCCCGGTCCGCAGTCCGCCGTCGAATTCGTCGTTGGAAGCGGACTGCCGCGAACCGTCGAGATCGCCGATGCGGCGACGGGAAATCGCCGTACACTCATGATCTTTCGCAGTGGTCACGGTATCGGGATCATCGAAGCCGAAAGGAGGTACCACCAGGCGTCCAACCAAAGCGAGAGCGATCGGGCGCTCCTGTTGCACCAGGCAACACACGACGTCTTGACCGGTCTGCCGAACCGTCGACGGTTCAGCGATCAGCTACGCAGCGCACTGCCGGTGGCAAACGGTGCGCGGCTGGCCCTGATGCAAATCGATCTCGATGATTTCAAGCCAATCAACGACACGTTAGGACACGGCGCCGGCGACGCCGTTCTCAAAATGGCGGCGGAACGGATCAGGGGGGTGCTCGGGGAACGGGAACTCGCCTACCGGTTGGCCGGCGACGAATTCGCCGTCATTCAATGGAGGACCGATCAACCCAAAGAGGCCGAGCGTTTGGCCGACGCGCTGGTGAATGCCTTCCAAGCACCCTTCACTGTCGAGGGCATTAATGTCTTCGTCGGGGCAAGTGTTGGAATTGCCGTCGCTCCGGCAGACGGAAACGAGATCGAGCAGTTGATGAAGGCTGCCGACATTGCACTCTATGCGGCAAAGAAGGACGGCCGCGGGCGGGCGCGGACGTTCACCCGCTCCATGCTCATTGTGCTCGAGCAGCGCGAAATGCTGCGGCGAAGCCTGCGCACCGCCCTCTCCGAGGGGCAATTCTTCATCGAATACCAGCCGCTCATGAGGTCATCGTCTTCGGTCGCGGGCTTCGAAGCGCTTTTGCGATGGAGGCACCCGCTGATCGGCATTATCCCGCCGAATGTCTTCATTCCAATGGCGGAAGCGGACGGGCTGATGAGCGAAATAGGTCAATGGCTGCTGGAGCGCGCCTGCCGGGCAGCAGCGACCTGGCCATCCCACTTCACAGTCGCGGTCAATCTCTCACCGGCCGAATTCCTGCACGAGGGTCTTACGGATCGCGTGGCGCAAACGCTCGATTTGGTTGGAATCCGCGCCGACCGTCTTGAGCTCGAAATTACCGAGTCGGTGCTGCTGGAGCGAACAACCAACAATCTCGATACGCTCAACACCCTGAACGTGCTGGGTGTGCAGATTTCGCTGGACGATTTCGGCACTTACTATTCCTCACTCAGCTACCTCAAGAATTTCCCTTTTGACACGATCAAGATCGATCAGTATTTCATCAAAGATCTCGAGAGAGATGAGAAGAGCCAGACGATCGTGCGCTCCATCATAGCGCTCGCCCATGGCCTCGGCATGCACGTTACAGCCGAAGGGGTGGAGACCAGGGGCCAGGCCGCCTGGCTCCAGAACGAGGGCTGCGATCGCCTGCAGGGGCATCTCCTCGGTTTCCCCATGCCCGCAGAGGCAATCGGCGAGTTTCTCCGCAAGTCGCCGTCGGCTTCTGTGGCAGGCGTTTTGCGAACGTGA